A part of Helicobacter himalayensis genomic DNA contains:
- a CDS encoding DUF3943 domain-containing protein encodes MPKLFVKILIFCVCVCVLQANQAEKLDYSKLKIAESKPSFDYVFLSGGVILAGSIGGALVLYMLPENVTNWEKSEIINLGSNWVHKVSRSPVADRDDWVLNWVTHPYWGAVYYMQPRRVGFGWFESALFSFAASAIFWEYGIEAFAEKPSWQDLVVTPAFGSFLGETFYQASKAIESNNRELFGSRSVGEFVLIVLDPVGALIELTKLDKRFGITKSNTYINLAPTSSRFGGSGVMLSFYHHW; translated from the coding sequence TTGCCTAAATTGTTTGTAAAAATTTTAATATTTTGCGTATGTGTGTGCGTATTGCAAGCAAATCAGGCGGAAAAGCTAGATTATTCAAAGCTTAAAATTGCGGAATCTAAGCCGAGTTTTGATTATGTGTTTTTAAGCGGTGGAGTTATCTTGGCTGGGAGCATTGGTGGCGCGTTGGTGCTTTATATGCTTCCAGAGAATGTTACAAATTGGGAAAAAAGCGAGATTATCAATCTTGGCTCAAACTGGGTACATAAAGTTTCGCGTTCGCCTGTGGCGGATAGAGATGATTGGGTGCTTAATTGGGTAACACACCCTTATTGGGGTGCAGTGTATTATATGCAACCACGCAGGGTGGGCTTTGGCTGGTTTGAATCTGCGCTTTTTTCTTTCGCTGCAAGTGCGATTTTTTGGGAATATGGAATCGAGGCTTTCGCAGAAAAGCCTAGTTGGCAGGATTTGGTCGTCACGCCTGCATTTGGTTCGTTTTTGGGTGAGACGTTTTATCAAGCAAGCAAAGCAATAGAATCTAACAATCGAGAGCTTTTTGGCTCGCGTTCAGTTGGGGAATTTGTGCTTATCGTGCTTGATCCTGTGGGTGCGCTCATTGAGCTAACAAAGCTTGATAAGCGTTTTGGTATCACAAAAAGTAATACCTACATAAATCTTGCGCCTACCTCTAGTCGCTTTGGCGGAAGTGGCGTAATGCTAAGTTTTTATCATCATTGGTAA
- the ribA gene encoding GTP cyclohydrolase II, with protein sequence MKFEVSAQAHLPTKYGSFYIQSFKEFVDDACPREHLVVWTKNLGKIPLVRLHSECLTGDVFGSLKCDCGNELEYAMKEIAKSESGGMLIYLRQEGRGIGLFNKVNAYALQDKGLDTVDANIELGFPSDLRDYEIVGAIFKHFGIREIILLTNNPLKIESIQKYVKVSRTSIIVGCNQHNKEYLQIKKDKMGHLL encoded by the coding sequence ATGAAGTTTGAAGTTTCAGCGCAGGCGCATTTGCCTACAAAATATGGGAGTTTTTATATTCAGAGTTTTAAAGAGTTTGTTGATGACGCGTGTCCTAGGGAGCATTTAGTTGTTTGGACGAAGAATCTAGGCAAGATTCCGCTTGTGAGATTGCATTCAGAATGCTTAACGGGCGATGTTTTTGGCTCTTTGAAATGCGATTGTGGCAACGAGCTAGAATACGCGATGAAAGAAATCGCAAAATCAGAATCTGGCGGTATGCTTATCTATCTAAGACAGGAGGGCAGAGGCATAGGGCTTTTTAATAAAGTCAATGCGTATGCTTTGCAGGATAAAGGGCTTGATACGGTGGATGCAAATATCGAGCTTGGATTCCCAAGTGATTTGCGCGATTATGAGATTGTGGGTGCGATTTTCAAGCATTTTGGGATTAGGGAGATTATTCTATTGACAAATAATCCTCTAAAGATTGAATCTATACAAAAATATGTCAAAGTGAGCAGAACCAGCATAATTGTGGGCTGCAATCAGCACAATAAAGAATATTTACAAATCAAAAAAGATAAAATGGGGCATTTGCTTTAA
- a CDS encoding molybdopterin molybdotransferase MoeA, translating to MKGENMDSQTRQMISYDEALEILNTIEIKALPTEKIVFNQSLGRILARDIKAKRNVPPVPTSAMDGFAVRFDEIVSLQKAQQKGENAEQRNGFRVQARNQAGSEELYTLEAQSAIRTYTGSRMPLDSDTLLLVEDIEEFEKDGARYIRLKNVEQILKRAQWVRQVGDNYKKDEILIRKGTRISPFEIGIFADNNEVFVEVFARARVGILSIGDEIIEVGEESNRTNALRSVNNHLLGALVEALGHTSVLFPKVGDDKEAIRTLYKSALEQCDVLVTTGGMSVGDFDFTKEIMKQECKVVFKGVRLKPGKPVAYGIYQNAQKQTHIFGLPGYPNSCAATFLLFARVILARLCETRALQLILNGTLLEDLKRTDSRMEFRACEVRVESGALQVSCASKKSLQSSMINNLGTHTAFIVLEENGGDLPKGASVKVLLFRDILG from the coding sequence ATGAAAGGTGAAAATATGGATTCTCAAACAAGACAGATGATAAGTTATGATGAGGCTTTGGAGATTTTAAACACGATAGAAATCAAAGCATTGCCTACGGAAAAAATTGTATTCAATCAATCTTTGGGTCGCATTTTAGCGCGCGATATTAAGGCAAAGCGCAATGTCCCACCCGTACCAACTTCTGCGATGGACGGCTTTGCGGTGCGTTTTGATGAAATTGTGAGCCTGCAAAAGGCGCAACAAAAGGGAGAAAATGCAGAGCAAAGAAATGGGTTTAGAGTCCAAGCGCGCAATCAAGCAGGGAGCGAGGAACTCTACACTCTAGAAGCCCAAAGTGCCATTCGCACTTACACAGGCTCGCGTATGCCACTAGATTCTGATACATTACTTTTGGTGGAGGATATTGAGGAGTTTGAAAAAGATGGAGCGCGCTATATTAGGCTAAAAAATGTAGAGCAGATTCTAAAACGCGCGCAGTGGGTGCGTCAAGTGGGCGATAACTACAAAAAAGATGAGATTCTAATCCGCAAGGGAACGCGCATAAGTCCTTTTGAAATCGGAATCTTCGCAGATAATAACGAGGTTTTCGTCGAAGTGTTTGCGCGTGCGCGCGTTGGGATTTTGAGCATTGGCGATGAGATTATTGAAGTGGGCGAGGAGAGCAATCGCACAAATGCCCTACGTAGCGTGAATAATCATTTGTTAGGCGCGCTAGTGGAGGCGTTAGGACACACAAGCGTGCTGTTTCCAAAAGTGGGCGATGATAAGGAGGCGATTAGGACGCTTTATAAAAGCGCACTAGAGCAGTGCGATGTGCTTGTAACAACTGGTGGTATGAGCGTTGGGGATTTTGACTTTACAAAAGAGATTATGAAGCAGGAATGCAAAGTGGTGTTTAAAGGCGTGCGCTTAAAGCCCGGAAAGCCTGTCGCGTATGGAATCTACCAAAATGCGCAAAAGCAGACGCATATTTTTGGCTTGCCCGGCTATCCAAACTCGTGCGCGGCGACATTTTTGCTTTTTGCGCGCGTGATTTTAGCGCGCCTTTGTGAGACGCGGGCACTACAGCTTATTTTAAATGGCACGCTTTTGGAGGATTTGAAACGCACAGATTCTAGAATGGAGTTTCGCGCGTGTGAAGTAAGGGTGGAATCTGGTGCATTGCAGGTGAGCTGTGCGTCTAAAAAAAGTTTGCAAAGCTCGATGATTAATAATCTAGGCACACATACTGCGTTTATTGTTTTAGAGGAAAATGGTGGTGATTTGCCAAAAGGTGCGAGTGTGAAAGTGTTGCTTTTTAGGGATATTTTAGGGTAG
- a CDS encoding MoaD/ThiS family protein: MIRVEFLGPLSNEGALDLEVATMEELKEKLSQNPNLTKWLEICAVAVNDAIVKDSKYAFQDGDKVVILPPVCGG, translated from the coding sequence ATGATACGCGTAGAATTTTTAGGTCCTTTAAGTAATGAAGGCGCACTGGATTTAGAGGTGGCTACTATGGAGGAGTTGAAAGAAAAACTCTCACAAAACCCAAATCTTACTAAATGGCTTGAAATCTGCGCTGTGGCGGTCAATGACGCGATTGTCAAAGACTCTAAGTATGCGTTTCAAGATGGTGATAAAGTGGTGATTTTGCCTCCTGTGTGTGGTGGGTAA